One window from the genome of Engraulis encrasicolus isolate BLACKSEA-1 chromosome 16, IST_EnEncr_1.0, whole genome shotgun sequence encodes:
- the LOC134465196 gene encoding E3 ubiquitin-protein ligase DTX4-like isoform X3: MLLASAVVVWEWLNEHGRWRPYSPAVSHHIEAVIRSDPRGGSVVLGQVDNRLSPYIIDLQSMHQFRQDTGTLRPVRRSFYDPTSAPGQGWLWEWENDTGSWTTYDMEVGIAIQASRDRNQPWLDLAPLGFCYLIDFQSMTQINRQTQRCRRIQRRSDMAYPLVSGPLPKSTQGGWATSGTGGGSSGGGGGGENTTAGGGGTGGPAAGGLGGGGSTGMLLGVGVSGLTSSSGGGGNSGDSSSNGSIVYPSSTVSMSSLASIGQPCACQQCMLVMSVKANAVAASHTLGRKPSQSKPSLSPKGAVTGTSGSTGTNYNSYSHTLPHGLSYASSARTLSPRRSAAAFAHSLTLLTSGTATLSVANRPPPPPLPPPQPPPLANQQQDQSPDTPTNTPAGPPSTSPSTSSLPSVPTATLITTATTTTSSSSTLPSAAPPAVPAQRSAACAAPLPARASLVGLSRPALQRIAMAQSRALIASGVPTVPVKNLNCSSPVHPALAGITGILMSAAALPVCLTRPPKLVLHPPPVSKSDIKPIPGLGHCCRKTTKKQARKGKTPEEVVKRYLQKVRNPPEEDCTICMEALVGPSGYKGPGVGGSSRGESVGRLAQCGHQYHVQCLVAMYNNGNKDGSLQCPTCKTIYGVKTGNQPPGKMEYHVIPHSLPGHPDCKTIRIIYNIPPGIQGPEHPNPGKAFTARGFPRHCYLPDSEKGRKVLRQLLVAWDRRLIFSVGTSTTTGEADTVIWNEVHHKTEFGSNLTGHGYPDPGYLDNVLEELKAQGITEEEI; this comes from the exons ATGTTGCTGGCTTCTGCCGTGGTCGTGTGGGAATGGCTCAACGAACACGGACGGTGGCGGCCCTACAGTCCAGCCGTGTCTCACCACATCGAGGCGGTGATAAGAAGCGATCCTCGGGGCGGCAGCGTTGTGTTAGGCCAGGTCGACAACCGCCTTTCGCCGTACATCATAGATCTACAATCTATGCATCAGTTCCGACAGGACACTG GTACGTTGAGACCGGTACGACGCAGTTTCTACGACCCCACATCTGCCCCTGGTCAGGGTTGGTTGTGGGAGTGGGAAAACGACACGGGGTCCTGGACAACATACGACATGGAAGTCGGCATCGCCATCCAGGCGTCTCGAgatcgcaaccagccctggctgGACCTAGCGCCGCTCGGGTTTTGCTACCTCATCGATTTCCAGAGCATGACGCAGATAAACCGGCAAACGCAACGATGCAGACGGATCCAGCGGCGCTCAGACATGGCCTACCCGCTCGTGTCTGGCCCGCTCCCCAAGTCGACACAGGGAGGCTGGGCAACGTCTGGTACGGGGGGAGgcagcagcggaggaggaggaggaggtgaaaacaCAACAGCAGGTGGTGGTGGGACTGGGGGTCCAGCAGCAGGGGGGCTAGGTGGTGGGGGCTCCACCGGGATGCTGTTAGGTGTTGGGGTGTCAGGTCTAACGTCATCATCCGGCGGAGGAGGAAACAGCGGTGATAGCAGCAGTAATGGAAGTATTGTTTACCCCAGCAGCACGGTCTCCATGTCCTCCCTAGCATCAATAGGACAGCCGTGTGCCTGTCAGCAATGCATGCTGGTCATGAGCGTCAAAGCCAACGCTGTGGCCGCGTCGCACACGTTAGGCCGCAAGCCATCGCAGTCTAAGCCGTCCTTAAGCCCCAAAGGTGCCGTTACAGGTACTTCTGGTTCCACTGGTACGAACTATAACTCGTACTCACACACCTTACCACACGGACTCTCCTATGCTTCCTCGGCAAGGACTCTTTCCCCGCGCAGAAGTGCCGCCGCCTTTGCCCACTCGCTCACCTTGCTTACATCTGGCACTGCCACACTATCTGTCGCCAACCGCCCGCCTCCGCCACCTCTCCCACCACCGCAACCGCCACCGCTAGCCAATCAGCAGCAAGACCAATCACCAGACACGCCCACCAACACACCTGCCGGCCCACCCTCTACCTCTCCGTCCACCTCCTCATTGCCATCGGTGCCCACTGCCACTCTCATCACCACGGCCACCActaccacctcttcctcctccaccctgcCTTCTGCTGCGCCGCCCGCTGTGCCCGCTCAGCGCTCCGCTGCCTGCGCTGCTCCACTGCCAGCCCGTGCCAGCCTGGTGGGCCTCAGCCGCCCGGCCCTGCAGCGCATCGCCATGGCCCAGTCGCGGGCTCTCATCGCCTCAGG GGTGCCCACTGTGCCAGTGAAGAACCTGAACTGCTCCAGCCCAGTGCACCCAGCGCTGGCGGGCATCACAGGTATCCTGATGAGCGCTGCTGCTCTGCCCGTCTGCCTTACACGCCCGCCCAAGCTGGTGCTGCACCCGCCGCCCGTCAGCAAGAGCGACATCAAGCCCATCCCTGGCCTCGGACACTGCTGCCGCAAGACCACCAAGAAGCAAGCTCGCAAGG gcaagactccaGAAGAGGTTGTGAAGCGATACCTCCAGAAGGTTCGAAACCCCCCTGAGGAG GACTGCACGATCTGCATGGAGGCTCTCGTGGGGCCCTCGGGCTACAAAGGCCCAGGGGTGGGTGGCAGCTCGCGGGGGGAGTCTGTGGGCCGGCTCGCCCAGTGTGGGCACCAGTACCACGTCCAGTGCCTGGTGGCCATGTACAACAATGGCAATAAGGACGGCAGCTTGCAGTGCCCCACGTGCAAAACCATTTACGGGGTGAAGACGGGAAACCAGCCGCCCGGGAAGATGGAGTACCACGTCATTCCCCACTCCCTTCCCGGACACCCTGACTGCAAGACCATACGCATCATTTACAACATCCCACCAGGCATCCAG GGCCCTGAGCACCCAAATCCAGGCAAAGCTTTCACCGCAAGAGGCTTCCCTCGTCATTGCTATCTTCCTGACAGTGAGAAGGGCCGCAAG GTGCTGAGACAGCTGCTGGTGGCGTGGGACCGGCGCCTCATCTTCTCGGTCGGCACGTCCACCACCACGGGAGAGGCGGACACCGTCATCTGGAACGAGGTGCACCACAAGACCGAGTTCGGCTCCAACCTCACCGGCCACGGCTACCCCGACCCTGGCTACCTGGACAATGTTCTGGAGGAGCTGAAGGCTCAAGGCATCACAGAAGAAGAGATCTAA
- the LOC134465196 gene encoding E3 ubiquitin-protein ligase DTX4-like isoform X2, whose translation MDTMLLASAVVVWEWLNEHGRWRPYSPAVSHHIEAVIRSDPRGGSVVLGQVDNRLSPYIIDLQSMHQFRQDTGTLRPVRRSFYDPTSAPGQGWLWEWENDTGSWTTYDMEVGIAIQASRDRNQPWLDLAPLGFCYLIDFQSMTQINRQTQRCRRIQRRSDMAYPLVSGPLPKSTQGGWATSGTGGGSSGGGGGGENTTAGGGGTGGPAAGGLGGGGSTGMLLGVGVSGLTSSSGGGGNSGDSSSNGSIVYPSSTVSMSSLASIGQPCACQQCMLVMSVKANAVAASHTLGRKPSQSKPSLSPKGAVTGTSGSTGTNYNSYSHTLPHGLSYASSARTLSPRRSAAAFAHSLTLLTSGTATLSVANRPPPPPLPPPQPPPLANQQQDQSPDTPTNTPAGPPSTSPSTSSLPSVPTATLITTATTTTSSSSTLPSAAPPAVPAQRSAACAAPLPARASLVGLSRPALQRIAMAQSRALIASGVPTVPVKNLNCSSPVHPALAGITGILMSAAALPVCLTRPPKLVLHPPPVSKSDIKPIPGLGHCCRKTTKKQARKGKTPEEVVKRYLQKVRNPPEEDCTICMEALVGPSGYKGPGVGGSSRGESVGRLAQCGHQYHVQCLVAMYNNGNKDGSLQCPTCKTIYGVKTGNQPPGKMEYHVIPHSLPGHPDCKTIRIIYNIPPGIQGPEHPNPGKAFTARGFPRHCYLPDSEKGRKVLRQLLVAWDRRLIFSVGTSTTTGEADTVIWNEVHHKTEFGSNLTGHGYPDPGYLDNVLEELKAQGITEEEI comes from the exons AT GGACACGATGTTGCTGGCTTCTGCCGTGGTCGTGTGGGAATGGCTCAACGAACACGGACGGTGGCGGCCCTACAGTCCAGCCGTGTCTCACCACATCGAGGCGGTGATAAGAAGCGATCCTCGGGGCGGCAGCGTTGTGTTAGGCCAGGTCGACAACCGCCTTTCGCCGTACATCATAGATCTACAATCTATGCATCAGTTCCGACAGGACACTG GTACGTTGAGACCGGTACGACGCAGTTTCTACGACCCCACATCTGCCCCTGGTCAGGGTTGGTTGTGGGAGTGGGAAAACGACACGGGGTCCTGGACAACATACGACATGGAAGTCGGCATCGCCATCCAGGCGTCTCGAgatcgcaaccagccctggctgGACCTAGCGCCGCTCGGGTTTTGCTACCTCATCGATTTCCAGAGCATGACGCAGATAAACCGGCAAACGCAACGATGCAGACGGATCCAGCGGCGCTCAGACATGGCCTACCCGCTCGTGTCTGGCCCGCTCCCCAAGTCGACACAGGGAGGCTGGGCAACGTCTGGTACGGGGGGAGgcagcagcggaggaggaggaggaggtgaaaacaCAACAGCAGGTGGTGGTGGGACTGGGGGTCCAGCAGCAGGGGGGCTAGGTGGTGGGGGCTCCACCGGGATGCTGTTAGGTGTTGGGGTGTCAGGTCTAACGTCATCATCCGGCGGAGGAGGAAACAGCGGTGATAGCAGCAGTAATGGAAGTATTGTTTACCCCAGCAGCACGGTCTCCATGTCCTCCCTAGCATCAATAGGACAGCCGTGTGCCTGTCAGCAATGCATGCTGGTCATGAGCGTCAAAGCCAACGCTGTGGCCGCGTCGCACACGTTAGGCCGCAAGCCATCGCAGTCTAAGCCGTCCTTAAGCCCCAAAGGTGCCGTTACAGGTACTTCTGGTTCCACTGGTACGAACTATAACTCGTACTCACACACCTTACCACACGGACTCTCCTATGCTTCCTCGGCAAGGACTCTTTCCCCGCGCAGAAGTGCCGCCGCCTTTGCCCACTCGCTCACCTTGCTTACATCTGGCACTGCCACACTATCTGTCGCCAACCGCCCGCCTCCGCCACCTCTCCCACCACCGCAACCGCCACCGCTAGCCAATCAGCAGCAAGACCAATCACCAGACACGCCCACCAACACACCTGCCGGCCCACCCTCTACCTCTCCGTCCACCTCCTCATTGCCATCGGTGCCCACTGCCACTCTCATCACCACGGCCACCActaccacctcttcctcctccaccctgcCTTCTGCTGCGCCGCCCGCTGTGCCCGCTCAGCGCTCCGCTGCCTGCGCTGCTCCACTGCCAGCCCGTGCCAGCCTGGTGGGCCTCAGCCGCCCGGCCCTGCAGCGCATCGCCATGGCCCAGTCGCGGGCTCTCATCGCCTCAGG GGTGCCCACTGTGCCAGTGAAGAACCTGAACTGCTCCAGCCCAGTGCACCCAGCGCTGGCGGGCATCACAGGTATCCTGATGAGCGCTGCTGCTCTGCCCGTCTGCCTTACACGCCCGCCCAAGCTGGTGCTGCACCCGCCGCCCGTCAGCAAGAGCGACATCAAGCCCATCCCTGGCCTCGGACACTGCTGCCGCAAGACCACCAAGAAGCAAGCTCGCAAGG gcaagactccaGAAGAGGTTGTGAAGCGATACCTCCAGAAGGTTCGAAACCCCCCTGAGGAG GACTGCACGATCTGCATGGAGGCTCTCGTGGGGCCCTCGGGCTACAAAGGCCCAGGGGTGGGTGGCAGCTCGCGGGGGGAGTCTGTGGGCCGGCTCGCCCAGTGTGGGCACCAGTACCACGTCCAGTGCCTGGTGGCCATGTACAACAATGGCAATAAGGACGGCAGCTTGCAGTGCCCCACGTGCAAAACCATTTACGGGGTGAAGACGGGAAACCAGCCGCCCGGGAAGATGGAGTACCACGTCATTCCCCACTCCCTTCCCGGACACCCTGACTGCAAGACCATACGCATCATTTACAACATCCCACCAGGCATCCAG GGCCCTGAGCACCCAAATCCAGGCAAAGCTTTCACCGCAAGAGGCTTCCCTCGTCATTGCTATCTTCCTGACAGTGAGAAGGGCCGCAAG GTGCTGAGACAGCTGCTGGTGGCGTGGGACCGGCGCCTCATCTTCTCGGTCGGCACGTCCACCACCACGGGAGAGGCGGACACCGTCATCTGGAACGAGGTGCACCACAAGACCGAGTTCGGCTCCAACCTCACCGGCCACGGCTACCCCGACCCTGGCTACCTGGACAATGTTCTGGAGGAGCTGAAGGCTCAAGGCATCACAGAAGAAGAGATCTAA
- the LOC134465196 gene encoding E3 ubiquitin-protein ligase DTX4-like isoform X1: protein MARKEDFTVTPTEDTMLLASAVVVWEWLNEHGRWRPYSPAVSHHIEAVIRSDPRGGSVVLGQVDNRLSPYIIDLQSMHQFRQDTGTLRPVRRSFYDPTSAPGQGWLWEWENDTGSWTTYDMEVGIAIQASRDRNQPWLDLAPLGFCYLIDFQSMTQINRQTQRCRRIQRRSDMAYPLVSGPLPKSTQGGWATSGTGGGSSGGGGGGENTTAGGGGTGGPAAGGLGGGGSTGMLLGVGVSGLTSSSGGGGNSGDSSSNGSIVYPSSTVSMSSLASIGQPCACQQCMLVMSVKANAVAASHTLGRKPSQSKPSLSPKGAVTGTSGSTGTNYNSYSHTLPHGLSYASSARTLSPRRSAAAFAHSLTLLTSGTATLSVANRPPPPPLPPPQPPPLANQQQDQSPDTPTNTPAGPPSTSPSTSSLPSVPTATLITTATTTTSSSSTLPSAAPPAVPAQRSAACAAPLPARASLVGLSRPALQRIAMAQSRALIASGVPTVPVKNLNCSSPVHPALAGITGILMSAAALPVCLTRPPKLVLHPPPVSKSDIKPIPGLGHCCRKTTKKQARKGKTPEEVVKRYLQKVRNPPEEDCTICMEALVGPSGYKGPGVGGSSRGESVGRLAQCGHQYHVQCLVAMYNNGNKDGSLQCPTCKTIYGVKTGNQPPGKMEYHVIPHSLPGHPDCKTIRIIYNIPPGIQGPEHPNPGKAFTARGFPRHCYLPDSEKGRKVLRQLLVAWDRRLIFSVGTSTTTGEADTVIWNEVHHKTEFGSNLTGHGYPDPGYLDNVLEELKAQGITEEEI from the exons ATGGCGAGAAAAGAAGACTTCACCGTGACACCGACAGA GGACACGATGTTGCTGGCTTCTGCCGTGGTCGTGTGGGAATGGCTCAACGAACACGGACGGTGGCGGCCCTACAGTCCAGCCGTGTCTCACCACATCGAGGCGGTGATAAGAAGCGATCCTCGGGGCGGCAGCGTTGTGTTAGGCCAGGTCGACAACCGCCTTTCGCCGTACATCATAGATCTACAATCTATGCATCAGTTCCGACAGGACACTG GTACGTTGAGACCGGTACGACGCAGTTTCTACGACCCCACATCTGCCCCTGGTCAGGGTTGGTTGTGGGAGTGGGAAAACGACACGGGGTCCTGGACAACATACGACATGGAAGTCGGCATCGCCATCCAGGCGTCTCGAgatcgcaaccagccctggctgGACCTAGCGCCGCTCGGGTTTTGCTACCTCATCGATTTCCAGAGCATGACGCAGATAAACCGGCAAACGCAACGATGCAGACGGATCCAGCGGCGCTCAGACATGGCCTACCCGCTCGTGTCTGGCCCGCTCCCCAAGTCGACACAGGGAGGCTGGGCAACGTCTGGTACGGGGGGAGgcagcagcggaggaggaggaggaggtgaaaacaCAACAGCAGGTGGTGGTGGGACTGGGGGTCCAGCAGCAGGGGGGCTAGGTGGTGGGGGCTCCACCGGGATGCTGTTAGGTGTTGGGGTGTCAGGTCTAACGTCATCATCCGGCGGAGGAGGAAACAGCGGTGATAGCAGCAGTAATGGAAGTATTGTTTACCCCAGCAGCACGGTCTCCATGTCCTCCCTAGCATCAATAGGACAGCCGTGTGCCTGTCAGCAATGCATGCTGGTCATGAGCGTCAAAGCCAACGCTGTGGCCGCGTCGCACACGTTAGGCCGCAAGCCATCGCAGTCTAAGCCGTCCTTAAGCCCCAAAGGTGCCGTTACAGGTACTTCTGGTTCCACTGGTACGAACTATAACTCGTACTCACACACCTTACCACACGGACTCTCCTATGCTTCCTCGGCAAGGACTCTTTCCCCGCGCAGAAGTGCCGCCGCCTTTGCCCACTCGCTCACCTTGCTTACATCTGGCACTGCCACACTATCTGTCGCCAACCGCCCGCCTCCGCCACCTCTCCCACCACCGCAACCGCCACCGCTAGCCAATCAGCAGCAAGACCAATCACCAGACACGCCCACCAACACACCTGCCGGCCCACCCTCTACCTCTCCGTCCACCTCCTCATTGCCATCGGTGCCCACTGCCACTCTCATCACCACGGCCACCActaccacctcttcctcctccaccctgcCTTCTGCTGCGCCGCCCGCTGTGCCCGCTCAGCGCTCCGCTGCCTGCGCTGCTCCACTGCCAGCCCGTGCCAGCCTGGTGGGCCTCAGCCGCCCGGCCCTGCAGCGCATCGCCATGGCCCAGTCGCGGGCTCTCATCGCCTCAGG GGTGCCCACTGTGCCAGTGAAGAACCTGAACTGCTCCAGCCCAGTGCACCCAGCGCTGGCGGGCATCACAGGTATCCTGATGAGCGCTGCTGCTCTGCCCGTCTGCCTTACACGCCCGCCCAAGCTGGTGCTGCACCCGCCGCCCGTCAGCAAGAGCGACATCAAGCCCATCCCTGGCCTCGGACACTGCTGCCGCAAGACCACCAAGAAGCAAGCTCGCAAGG gcaagactccaGAAGAGGTTGTGAAGCGATACCTCCAGAAGGTTCGAAACCCCCCTGAGGAG GACTGCACGATCTGCATGGAGGCTCTCGTGGGGCCCTCGGGCTACAAAGGCCCAGGGGTGGGTGGCAGCTCGCGGGGGGAGTCTGTGGGCCGGCTCGCCCAGTGTGGGCACCAGTACCACGTCCAGTGCCTGGTGGCCATGTACAACAATGGCAATAAGGACGGCAGCTTGCAGTGCCCCACGTGCAAAACCATTTACGGGGTGAAGACGGGAAACCAGCCGCCCGGGAAGATGGAGTACCACGTCATTCCCCACTCCCTTCCCGGACACCCTGACTGCAAGACCATACGCATCATTTACAACATCCCACCAGGCATCCAG GGCCCTGAGCACCCAAATCCAGGCAAAGCTTTCACCGCAAGAGGCTTCCCTCGTCATTGCTATCTTCCTGACAGTGAGAAGGGCCGCAAG GTGCTGAGACAGCTGCTGGTGGCGTGGGACCGGCGCCTCATCTTCTCGGTCGGCACGTCCACCACCACGGGAGAGGCGGACACCGTCATCTGGAACGAGGTGCACCACAAGACCGAGTTCGGCTCCAACCTCACCGGCCACGGCTACCCCGACCCTGGCTACCTGGACAATGTTCTGGAGGAGCTGAAGGCTCAAGGCATCACAGAAGAAGAGATCTAA